The following coding sequences are from one bacterium SCSIO 12741 window:
- the rpoN gene encoding RNA polymerase factor sigma-54, with translation MALKQQLKQKLMQKLSPQQIQLMKLLQIPTVAIEQRIKEELEKNPALEEGRDDLSDEFDNGEDGYSDVSNEVSEAEKEFDFSDYLDDGPSYKYSIRNKGMDDENKAIPVASGSTFREQLEQQLDMQDLEEQDYLIADHLIGSLDDSGYLRRDIASIVDDLAFSQNIFTDEKSVLSLLKMIQGFDPPGIGARDLKECLLIQIRRKPERTVEGLTAEAILEEYFEAYTKKHYTKILEGLEIDEIALKEADEEIKKLNPKPGNSSADSRASQVIIPDFILDVEDGELRLSLNNRNVPELKVSGRYSGLIQDYQNSKSKPNREQREALLFVKQKLDSAKWFIDAIRQRQQTLLMTMNSILDFQRDYFLSGDETKLRPMILKDIAQEIGMDISTVSRVANSKYIQTPYGTFLLKSFFSESLTNSEGEEVSTREVKKILEDAVLGENKKKPLTDQKLSDLLNNKGYNIARRTIAKYREQLNIPVARLRKEL, from the coding sequence ATGGCACTAAAGCAGCAACTCAAGCAAAAGCTGATGCAAAAGCTTTCCCCTCAGCAAATCCAGCTGATGAAACTTTTGCAGATCCCAACTGTGGCCATTGAGCAGCGCATCAAAGAAGAGCTCGAAAAAAACCCGGCTTTGGAAGAAGGTCGAGATGACCTTAGTGATGAATTTGACAATGGCGAGGACGGCTATTCTGATGTAAGTAACGAAGTATCTGAGGCAGAAAAGGAATTTGACTTTTCAGATTACCTGGACGATGGCCCCTCCTATAAATACAGTATCCGCAACAAGGGAATGGATGACGAGAACAAGGCCATTCCTGTCGCTTCAGGCTCCACTTTCAGAGAGCAGCTGGAGCAGCAACTGGATATGCAAGACTTGGAAGAGCAAGATTACCTGATTGCGGATCACCTGATCGGAAGCTTAGACGATTCCGGTTATTTGCGTAGAGATATTGCTTCGATTGTGGATGACCTGGCCTTTAGCCAAAACATTTTTACAGATGAAAAATCAGTGCTTTCTCTGCTTAAAATGATTCAGGGCTTTGATCCACCTGGAATCGGTGCCCGTGATTTAAAGGAGTGCCTACTTATCCAAATTCGAAGAAAACCAGAGCGTACGGTCGAAGGACTTACGGCAGAAGCTATTCTCGAAGAATACTTTGAAGCCTACACTAAGAAGCACTACACCAAGATTCTCGAAGGGCTCGAAATTGATGAGATTGCCTTAAAAGAAGCGGATGAGGAAATTAAAAAACTGAATCCTAAGCCAGGCAATTCCTCAGCAGATAGTCGAGCAAGCCAGGTTATTATTCCTGATTTTATCCTCGATGTTGAGGATGGTGAGTTGAGACTTTCACTAAACAACCGTAATGTTCCGGAATTAAAAGTGAGCGGTCGTTACTCCGGACTAATTCAGGACTACCAAAACAGCAAATCCAAACCCAATAGAGAACAACGGGAAGCCCTTTTGTTTGTCAAGCAAAAGTTGGATTCAGCAAAATGGTTTATCGATGCCATTCGACAGCGGCAACAGACCTTGCTCATGACCATGAATTCGATTCTTGATTTTCAGCGGGACTATTTTTTATCCGGTGATGAGACCAAATTGCGCCCCATGATTCTGAAGGACATCGCTCAGGAAATCGGGATGGACATATCCACCGTTTCTCGAGTAGCCAACAGCAAGTACATCCAAACTCCTTATGGCACCTTCTTATTGAAGTCCTTTTTCTCTGAATCGTTGACCAATAGCGAAGGTGAAGAAGTATCTACCCGAGAAGTCAAAAAGATTTTGGAAGATGCGGTGCTTGGCGAAAACAAGAAAAAGCCTTTGACCGATCAGAAACTCTCTGATCTGCTCAACAATAAAGGGTATAACATTGCCCGGAGAACCATTGCGAAATACAGGGAACAACTCAATATTCCAGTTGCTCGCCTTCGAAAAGAACTCTAA
- a CDS encoding methyltransferase domain-containing protein, producing MDDKHYNATYLEDTEKLLIGLKKASYGFLQNLEAGPILELGCGTGSDALQLAQFLGDQYHMTGVDHDPSLLAHGREAAIQAGIQNLDFMEGSAENLPFEENHFQGIRAERLIQHLPNPAQVFKEIHRTLKEDGKVVLVETDWSGLTVYNSDLKTERKFVDFLTHKQVNFGLASREIGLLLHNQGFRNIQWVVKPFVIHQLEAANKYIMFDKMLMSATNEGFLTEDERSRYLELCQQLDNKDLFACSMSMVTYQADK from the coding sequence ATGGACGACAAACATTACAATGCCACCTATCTTGAAGACACAGAAAAACTGCTGATTGGCTTGAAAAAAGCTTCTTACGGTTTTTTGCAGAACCTTGAGGCTGGTCCCATTTTAGAATTGGGCTGTGGTACGGGCTCGGATGCCTTGCAATTGGCTCAGTTTCTAGGAGATCAATACCACATGACCGGAGTCGACCATGACCCGAGTTTGCTCGCCCATGGTCGGGAAGCTGCCATTCAAGCGGGAATTCAGAATTTGGATTTTATGGAAGGCTCTGCGGAAAACCTGCCCTTTGAGGAGAATCATTTTCAGGGTATTCGAGCCGAACGCCTGATTCAACATTTGCCAAATCCGGCTCAGGTATTTAAGGAAATTCACCGAACGCTAAAAGAAGACGGAAAAGTGGTCTTGGTTGAAACCGATTGGAGTGGATTAACCGTATACAACTCCGATTTGAAAACCGAACGAAAATTTGTTGATTTCCTCACCCACAAACAAGTGAATTTTGGATTGGCCTCTCGTGAAATAGGGCTTCTACTTCACAATCAAGGGTTTCGGAATATACAATGGGTTGTTAAACCTTTTGTCATACACCAATTGGAAGCGGCTAATAAATACATTATGTTCGACAAAATGTTAATGAGTGCCACGAATGAGGGTTTCCTAACGGAAGATGAGCGCTCCAGGTACCTTGAGTTGTGTCAACAACTTGATAATAAGGATCTTTTTGCCTGTAGCATGAGTATGGTTACCTATCAGGCCGATAAATAA
- a CDS encoding response regulator: MDKKPNVLYVDDEEHNLIAFKAALRRKFKVFTAISAAEGLEILRNEGPFVVVVSDQRMPETTGIEFFQQIKNEFPEPIRILLTGYADINAVIDAINKGEVYRYLSKPWDEDHLVITLNSAIELFQLREENKLLTEKLKRVNKQLEFLLRQNLIS, translated from the coding sequence ATGGATAAAAAACCGAATGTGCTCTACGTTGACGACGAAGAACATAACTTGATTGCTTTTAAAGCTGCATTGCGTCGAAAATTTAAGGTGTTCACAGCCATTAGCGCTGCTGAAGGTCTTGAAATTTTGAGAAACGAAGGCCCTTTTGTAGTAGTCGTATCAGATCAACGTATGCCTGAAACAACAGGTATTGAATTCTTTCAACAGATAAAAAATGAATTCCCAGAACCTATACGCATATTGCTTACGGGTTATGCGGATATCAATGCAGTAATCGACGCTATTAATAAAGGAGAAGTTTACCGCTATTTGAGTAAGCCTTGGGATGAAGATCATCTGGTAATAACCTTAAATTCAGCGATCGAATTATTTCAGTTGAGAGAAGAAAACAAGTTGTTGACCGAGAAGTTGAAACGGGTAAACAAACAGCTGGAATTTCTATTGCGCCAGAACTTAATTTCCTAA
- a CDS encoding TetR/AcrR family transcriptional regulator has translation MEKMDEKLVQLLKGAMDIFMRYGIRSVTMDDLARHLSISKKTLYKYVTDKNDLVAKVFELHQDLECQTMEGIVKRGLNAIDENFEISQMVINQVKDIHPSIMYDIEKYYPEAMKQFHDYKMDVVMGWVKDNLKRGMAEGYYREDLNIDVISVVYIQRMDDFFHSNLYPPQLSFLDIYLELFRYHIRGIASEKGVEYLKEKVAKENSK, from the coding sequence ATGGAAAAAATGGACGAGAAACTGGTACAACTGCTGAAAGGCGCCATGGATATTTTCATGCGTTATGGAATTCGCAGTGTAACGATGGATGATTTAGCTCGCCACCTATCCATTTCGAAGAAGACTCTCTATAAATATGTGACAGACAAGAATGACTTGGTTGCTAAGGTTTTTGAATTGCACCAGGATCTTGAGTGTCAGACTATGGAGGGGATAGTGAAGCGAGGATTAAATGCCATTGATGAGAATTTCGAAATCTCTCAAATGGTGATTAATCAGGTGAAGGATATTCACCCATCCATCATGTATGACATTGAGAAGTACTACCCCGAAGCCATGAAACAATTTCACGACTACAAAATGGATGTAGTTATGGGATGGGTTAAAGACAACCTGAAGCGTGGAATGGCAGAAGGATACTACCGGGAGGACCTTAACATTGATGTTATCTCCGTGGTTTACATCCAGCGGATGGACGATTTTTTCCACAGTAATCTATATCCACCACAATTGTCCTTTTTGGATATCTACCTGGAGTTGTTCCGCTATCACATTAGAGGAATTGCTTCTGAAAAAGGAGTAGAATACCTGAAGGAAAAAGTGGCTAAAGAAAATTCAAAATAA
- the asnS gene encoding asparagine--tRNA ligase → MTQSSIAELIKAEKVGFTTTIKGWVKTFRSNRFIALNDGSTIKNLQAVVDFENLDESQLKRITTGACLSLTGQIVESQGRGQKIEMIVDGFEVLGDSDAEEFPIQPKKHSLEFLREKAHLRFRTNTFSAVFRIRHAVTYAIHTYFNNNGFYNIHTPIITGSDAEGAGEMFRVSALDPKNPPLTEEGAVDFSQDFFGKETNLTVSGQLEAELAAMALSKVYTFGPTFRAENSNTSRHLAEFWMIEPEVAFNDLKDNMDLAEDFLKFVIRYVMEHCDDDLEFLENRIIQEDKGKKAEERQPWTLREKLKMVAENDFERVSYTDAVQILRNSKPNKKKKFEYLVDEWGIDLQSEHERYLVEKHFKKPVILFDYPKNIKAFYMRMNEDDKTVAAMDILFPGIGEIVGGSQREERHDVLLNKIHEMNIPEEELWWYLETRKYGTCVHSGFGLGFERMVLFITGMTNIRDVIPFPRTPKNAEF, encoded by the coding sequence ATGACACAATCCAGCATTGCCGAGTTGATAAAAGCCGAAAAAGTTGGCTTCACGACAACCATTAAAGGATGGGTAAAAACCTTTAGAAGCAATCGATTCATTGCTCTAAACGATGGTTCAACCATTAAAAACCTACAAGCTGTAGTCGATTTTGAAAATTTGGACGAGTCTCAATTGAAGCGTATCACAACGGGTGCCTGTTTATCCTTAACCGGACAAATTGTGGAGTCGCAAGGGCGCGGTCAAAAAATCGAAATGATCGTTGACGGTTTCGAAGTTTTGGGGGATTCTGATGCAGAAGAATTTCCGATTCAGCCCAAAAAGCACAGCCTGGAATTTCTTCGGGAAAAGGCTCACCTTCGTTTTAGAACAAATACTTTCAGTGCTGTATTTCGCATTCGCCATGCAGTGACTTATGCGATTCACACCTACTTTAATAACAACGGGTTTTACAACATCCATACTCCTATTATTACCGGGTCGGATGCGGAAGGAGCCGGTGAAATGTTCCGCGTTTCAGCATTGGATCCTAAAAACCCACCTCTAACAGAAGAAGGTGCAGTAGATTTTAGCCAGGACTTTTTCGGCAAGGAAACTAACCTTACGGTAAGTGGTCAGCTTGAAGCAGAATTGGCCGCCATGGCCCTTTCCAAAGTTTACACGTTTGGCCCTACTTTCCGAGCTGAAAACTCCAACACTTCCAGACACCTGGCCGAGTTTTGGATGATTGAGCCGGAGGTTGCCTTTAATGATCTTAAAGACAACATGGACCTGGCCGAGGACTTCCTCAAGTTTGTGATCCGCTATGTAATGGAACATTGCGATGACGATCTTGAATTTTTGGAAAACCGAATCATTCAGGAAGACAAAGGCAAGAAGGCAGAAGAACGTCAGCCATGGACACTTCGTGAAAAACTGAAGATGGTGGCTGAAAATGATTTTGAACGGGTCTCGTACACAGATGCCGTTCAGATTCTACGCAACTCCAAGCCCAACAAAAAGAAAAAATTCGAATACCTGGTTGACGAATGGGGCATTGACCTACAAAGCGAACACGAACGCTATTTGGTGGAAAAGCATTTCAAGAAGCCGGTTATCCTTTTTGATTACCCTAAGAATATCAAGGCATTCTACATGCGGATGAACGAGGATGACAAAACGGTGGCCGCCATGGATATCCTTTTCCCAGGAATTGGTGAAATCGTTGGAGGTTCTCAACGGGAAGAGCGTCATGATGTCTTGTTGAACAAGATTCATGAAATGAACATTCCTGAAGAAGAACTATGGTGGTACCTGGAAACTCGAAAATACGGAACCTGTGTACATAGTGGCTTTGGTTTAGGCTTCGAGCGAATGGTGTTGTTCATTACCGGAATGACCAATATTCGTGACGTAATACCTTTCCCACGTACTCCGAAAAACGCCGAATTTTAA
- a CDS encoding GHKL domain-containing protein translates to MRSLQLFFTLLLLSFQSSAQVVIQSAEVSVPIGLGMEYMEDVHGLPFEDASLVETWTPCDNEVPNLGLSTHGFWTRFTLRNETDERNLKLLLAYPMLDEVEFYAPDSNGKYTVKKVGESLPFAQREVVSPNFIFQLDLPKNQEKTYYLRVKSLEQIILPIRVTSQELLWTDLNWETAINGLYSGIILIMVFYNLFVYFSVRDKNYIFYVLYVLFVGLTQLGIKGELYGVFWPNYPEFQSRSLILFGNFGALFGVIFARDFLRTRQFSRILDNTFLVLIAIFIFSLGFTLMGNLNVGFQLMQSGTGFSAITIFIATFLSIKAGMRSARFFLVAWSILLVGSIVFLLKDFGILPYNSLTNYAMQAASAIEMSLLSFALADKINQFRIEKEESRARELVALKENEKLIREQNIVLEKKVSERTQELQSTNENLEVAMDNLKSAQAQLVNQEKMASLGQLTAGIAHEINNPINFVSSNVKPLKRDIEDLLEVIEKYDELDGAESVEELVKEIKEFKEEIDYDFVVEEINQLLNGIGEGASRTAEIVKSLRNFSRLDEVESKVADVHEGLDSTLVILSSIMEKHIDLVKNYDLSIEPIECHPGKLNQVFSNILVNAIQAMNEMAEENSQIIISTKNLDDKIRISIADTGPGIPDEAKEHIFEPFFTTKDVGEGTGLGLSIVFSIIEAHNGTIELGTERDKGAEFVITLPKTLTSD, encoded by the coding sequence ATGAGGTCACTACAACTTTTTTTCACCCTTCTACTGCTATCCTTCCAATCTTCAGCTCAAGTAGTTATTCAGTCTGCGGAAGTTTCTGTTCCCATAGGACTTGGCATGGAATACATGGAGGACGTGCATGGTCTTCCTTTTGAAGATGCCAGCCTGGTGGAAACCTGGACTCCCTGTGACAATGAAGTTCCTAACCTGGGCCTTTCTACCCACGGATTCTGGACTCGATTCACCTTGCGTAACGAAACCGATGAGCGGAATTTAAAGTTGCTATTGGCTTATCCAATGCTGGATGAAGTCGAGTTTTACGCTCCCGATTCTAACGGAAAATACACGGTTAAGAAAGTAGGCGAATCGCTACCCTTTGCACAGCGAGAAGTGGTTAGCCCCAACTTCATCTTTCAGCTCGATCTTCCAAAAAACCAAGAGAAGACCTACTACTTGCGGGTCAAAAGCTTGGAACAAATCATTCTGCCCATAAGGGTCACTTCCCAGGAACTATTGTGGACCGACTTGAATTGGGAAACCGCTATTAATGGACTTTACAGCGGCATCATTCTCATCATGGTGTTCTACAACTTGTTCGTTTACTTCTCGGTAAGAGATAAGAATTACATCTTCTATGTGCTCTATGTTTTATTTGTTGGCCTAACTCAACTCGGAATCAAAGGAGAACTGTATGGCGTGTTCTGGCCCAACTACCCGGAATTTCAATCCCGAAGTTTGATTCTATTCGGAAATTTTGGAGCCTTGTTTGGAGTCATTTTTGCCCGCGACTTTCTTCGAACCCGTCAGTTTTCTCGAATATTAGACAACACCTTTCTTGTACTCATCGCCATCTTCATATTCAGCCTTGGCTTTACCCTGATGGGGAATCTCAATGTAGGCTTTCAGCTCATGCAAAGTGGAACTGGATTTTCGGCGATCACGATTTTCATTGCTACCTTCCTTTCGATCAAAGCGGGAATGCGTTCAGCTCGCTTTTTCTTAGTTGCCTGGTCCATTCTATTGGTGGGATCCATTGTGTTTTTGCTTAAAGATTTTGGAATACTTCCTTATAACTCCCTGACCAACTATGCCATGCAAGCAGCATCGGCAATAGAAATGTCCTTACTGTCCTTTGCTCTGGCCGATAAGATCAACCAATTCCGAATTGAAAAAGAGGAATCGAGAGCCCGTGAGCTGGTTGCGCTCAAGGAAAATGAAAAGCTGATAAGAGAACAAAATATCGTACTTGAGAAAAAAGTAAGCGAGCGAACCCAAGAGCTACAAAGCACCAATGAAAACCTGGAAGTAGCCATGGACAATCTGAAAAGCGCTCAAGCACAATTGGTCAATCAGGAAAAGATGGCTTCTCTGGGTCAGCTTACCGCCGGAATTGCTCACGAAATCAATAATCCGATCAACTTCGTTTCTTCCAATGTAAAACCTTTGAAACGCGACATCGAAGACTTGCTGGAAGTAATCGAGAAGTACGACGAATTGGACGGCGCCGAAAGCGTTGAAGAACTCGTCAAAGAGATTAAGGAGTTTAAAGAGGAAATCGATTACGATTTTGTGGTGGAGGAAATCAATCAGCTTCTTAATGGAATTGGTGAAGGGGCCAGCCGTACGGCGGAAATCGTAAAAAGCTTGCGAAACTTCAGTCGATTAGACGAGGTGGAATCCAAAGTAGCGGATGTTCATGAGGGCTTAGACTCCACACTGGTCATTTTGAGCAGCATCATGGAAAAACACATCGATCTGGTGAAAAACTATGATCTTTCCATCGAACCCATTGAATGCCACCCTGGAAAGTTGAATCAGGTGTTCTCCAATATCCTGGTCAATGCGATTCAAGCCATGAATGAAATGGCCGAAGAAAATTCGCAAATCATCATTTCAACGAAAAACCTGGACGATAAGATAAGAATTAGCATAGCAGATACAGGACCGGGAATCCCTGATGAGGCAAAAGAGCATATCTTTGAACCGTTTTTCACAACCAAAGATGTGGGTGAAGGAACTGGACTTGGACTATCGATTGTTTTTTCCATTATTGAAGCCCACAACGGAACTATTGAACTGGGAACTGAAAGGGACAAGGGAGCAGAATTCGTCATCACCTTACCTAAGACCTTAACAAGTGATTAA
- a CDS encoding hybrid sensor histidine kinase/response regulator, whose protein sequence is MPDIDLKFKRVIFIDDNPNNLTAFRALLRDRYEIYTSTDVSEALTLVKEKRPSVVVADYKMPELSGVEFLQMVKEIDPLAIRMMLTGHANLKAVVQAINQSEIFRFIVKPWSEEELTKALDNAIELYHTRYMLDQKNEELKKAFHEMDRLVFSTAHDITGPLSNILGLVNLIRIDKDRTDEYLDLINSMAKKMQLLAKDVLSFHRNKRTELNVSKTPLRRMVNSTIKDYAFLENAQRLNYEVEIDQDVDFYTDRTRLRFILNNLLSNAIKYQDLSKEENQVKIVGEVNENELTLKISDNGIGIEKETLPKIFDIYYRASDKSTGSGIGLYIVSEAVDFLGGKIDVESLPDSGTTFTVKLPNLAKLIAE, encoded by the coding sequence ATGCCTGATATTGACCTGAAATTTAAACGTGTTATTTTCATCGATGACAACCCGAACAACCTTACTGCTTTTCGGGCTCTTCTTCGTGATCGGTATGAAATATATACGTCCACAGATGTGAGCGAAGCCCTCACCCTGGTCAAAGAAAAAAGGCCTTCGGTGGTGGTAGCCGACTACAAGATGCCGGAACTATCGGGAGTTGAATTTCTTCAAATGGTAAAGGAGATTGATCCGCTTGCTATTCGTATGATGCTCACTGGTCATGCCAACTTAAAAGCGGTTGTTCAAGCGATTAACCAAAGTGAAATTTTTCGGTTTATCGTTAAACCCTGGTCGGAAGAAGAACTGACCAAGGCACTGGACAACGCCATAGAACTCTACCACACCCGCTACATGCTGGATCAGAAAAATGAAGAGCTTAAAAAAGCTTTCCATGAAATGGATCGTCTGGTATTTAGCACCGCTCACGATATCACAGGGCCTCTGTCCAATATTTTGGGCTTGGTCAATTTAATTCGCATCGATAAGGATCGAACGGATGAGTACCTGGATTTGATCAATTCTATGGCCAAGAAGATGCAACTTCTGGCTAAGGATGTGTTAAGTTTTCACCGAAACAAAAGGACTGAACTTAATGTATCCAAAACTCCCCTAAGGAGAATGGTCAACTCTACGATCAAGGACTACGCTTTTCTCGAAAATGCGCAACGGCTGAATTATGAGGTAGAAATTGATCAAGATGTAGATTTCTACACCGATCGAACCCGCCTTCGCTTCATCTTAAACAACCTGTTATCTAATGCTATTAAATACCAGGACTTGTCGAAAGAGGAGAACCAGGTGAAGATTGTAGGCGAGGTGAATGAAAATGAACTGACCTTGAAAATATCAGACAACGGTATTGGTATTGAAAAAGAAACCCTGCCAAAGATTTTTGATATTTATTACCGAGCATCGGACAAAAGCACCGGCTCTGGGATTGGGCTTTACATCGTTTCCGAAGCCGTTGATTTTCTCGGTGGAAAAATTGATGTAGAATCACTTCCGGATTCAGGGACTACTTTTACGGTGAAACTTCCAAACCTGGCGAAATTGATCGCTGAGTAA
- a CDS encoding phosphatase PAP2 family protein: MTSTNRFASLVSLALHPAVIPTLGLYLILELDLYLKYSISEAYKTTLCTVVFVNTLVFPVVLVWLLRVRNMISDLTLSNRNERHTPYAFTAFLYLFTWYLFKRFGVSPLILSLIFGSMLSAAILFVLNFKWKISAHMTGISGLLGAVVAINLKFQVPMTSLIILFGLIWGLVGYSRITLGAHRPYQVYGGAILGFFTVGLAVWMGWG, translated from the coding sequence ATGACCTCAACAAACCGATTTGCCTCGCTGGTGTCTCTTGCCCTGCATCCAGCTGTGATACCAACTTTGGGCCTCTACCTCATTCTGGAGCTGGATCTTTACCTGAAATACTCGATCAGTGAAGCCTATAAAACCACACTGTGTACGGTAGTGTTTGTCAATACCCTGGTATTTCCTGTGGTTTTGGTTTGGTTGCTCCGTGTTCGGAATATGATTTCGGATCTCACCCTTAGTAATCGAAATGAGCGGCATACGCCTTATGCTTTTACCGCTTTTCTATACCTATTTACTTGGTACCTCTTTAAGCGATTTGGAGTTTCCCCACTCATCTTATCGCTCATATTTGGATCTATGCTTTCTGCGGCTATTCTGTTTGTGCTCAACTTCAAATGGAAGATTAGCGCACACATGACGGGAATTAGCGGATTGCTGGGTGCCGTAGTAGCAATCAATCTAAAGTTTCAGGTCCCAATGACCTCCTTGATCATCCTGTTTGGACTTATCTGGGGTTTGGTAGGATACTCTCGAATCACCTTAGGCGCACACCGCCCCTATCAAGTATATGGAGGAGCAATACTCGGTTTTTTTACCGTAGGTTTAGCCGTTTGGATGGGCTGGGGATAG
- the uvrC gene encoding excinuclease ABC subunit UvrC produces the protein MAKTPEYLKELVRNLPNKPGVYQYFDDEGKILYVGKAKSLKNRVSSYFTKNRFENNKTRILVRKIRDIKYIITDSAYDALLLENTLIKKHQPRYNIQLRDDKTYPWICIKKERFPRVFSTRNVIRDGSEYFGPYASVKTMHAILDFVRKLHKLRTCKFNLSEENIEAGKFRVCLEYHIQNCLGPCVGKQKEEEYNQSIDQIRRILKGNISEVIKELKIKMKEHAELLEFEQAQVHKERIDLLENYQMKSTVVSTSINDVDVFTLISDDQFGYVNFMKISNGAIIQSHTLELKKRMNEADSDILLTGISELRERFNSQSKLIYTSLPLEFSIPDAQIHQPQRGDKKKLIDLSLRNVRYFMRDRHLQQDKLDPDRRKNRILGQLQSDLKMESLPEHIECFDNSNIQGAFPVAACVVFKDAKPSKKDYRHFNIKTVVGPDDFASMREVVYRRYKRLIDEEQPLPQLIIIDGGKGQLSAAVESLQKLEIFGLVTIIGIAKRLEEIYFPGDQYPLYIDKRSESLKLIQQLRNEAHRFGITHHRNKRSKGSIKSSLSDIPGIGPKTQEKLLRKFKSIKRIKEAPEEELKALLTAPAYKALQEFLKSQSN, from the coding sequence TTGGCAAAGACTCCTGAATACCTGAAAGAACTCGTTCGGAACTTACCGAATAAACCTGGCGTGTATCAATACTTTGATGACGAGGGTAAAATTCTTTACGTAGGAAAAGCCAAAAGTTTGAAGAACCGCGTGTCTTCCTACTTCACCAAAAATCGTTTTGAGAATAACAAAACCAGAATTTTGGTGAGAAAGATTCGGGATATAAAATACATCATTACCGATTCGGCCTATGATGCACTTTTGCTCGAGAATACCCTCATAAAAAAACACCAACCTCGGTACAATATCCAGCTGCGGGACGATAAAACCTACCCTTGGATCTGTATTAAAAAAGAGCGCTTTCCCCGGGTATTTTCTACCCGAAATGTCATCCGGGACGGGTCTGAATATTTTGGTCCCTACGCTTCGGTAAAGACCATGCACGCGATTTTGGATTTTGTGCGGAAGTTGCACAAGCTTCGTACCTGCAAATTCAACCTAAGCGAAGAAAACATTGAAGCCGGCAAATTTCGAGTTTGCCTGGAATACCACATTCAAAATTGCCTGGGTCCCTGTGTAGGCAAACAGAAAGAAGAAGAGTACAACCAGTCCATCGATCAGATTCGCCGTATTTTGAAAGGAAACATCTCCGAAGTAATCAAGGAGTTGAAGATTAAAATGAAGGAACATGCTGAGTTGCTCGAATTTGAGCAGGCCCAGGTTCACAAAGAACGAATCGACTTGCTGGAAAACTACCAAATGAAATCCACGGTAGTGAGCACCTCGATTAACGATGTGGACGTATTCACCTTAATCAGCGATGATCAATTTGGCTACGTCAACTTCATGAAAATTTCGAATGGCGCCATTATTCAGTCGCACACGTTGGAATTGAAAAAGCGGATGAATGAGGCTGATTCAGACATTCTCCTTACGGGAATTTCTGAACTCAGAGAACGCTTCAATAGCCAATCCAAACTAATTTACACCAGCCTCCCGCTGGAATTCTCCATTCCGGATGCACAAATTCACCAACCGCAACGCGGAGACAAAAAGAAATTGATTGACCTCTCTCTACGCAATGTTCGCTACTTCATGAGAGATCGACACTTGCAACAGGACAAACTGGATCCGGATCGAAGAAAAAACCGCATTTTGGGTCAGCTTCAATCCGACCTGAAAATGGAGAGCTTGCCCGAACACATAGAGTGTTTTGACAACTCCAACATTCAAGGAGCATTTCCAGTAGCCGCCTGTGTGGTTTTTAAAGACGCTAAACCCTCGAAAAAAGACTACCGCCATTTCAACATTAAAACCGTAGTGGGGCCAGACGACTTTGCTTCGATGCGAGAAGTAGTCTATCGCCGTTACAAACGATTGATTGATGAAGAGCAGCCTCTACCGCAACTCATCATTATTGATGGGGGAAAAGGACAACTAAGCGCTGCCGTGGAAAGTTTGCAAAAGCTCGAAATTTTTGGATTGGTCACCATCATCGGCATTGCCAAGCGGTTAGAAGAAATCTATTTCCCGGGAGATCAATACCCTTTATATATAGATAAGCGTTCTGAAAGCTTAAAGCTGATTCAGCAACTAAGAAACGAAGCGCACCGTTTTGGGATTACTCACCACCGCAATAAGCGCTCGAAGGGCAGTATAAAATCTTCCCTTTCCGATATACCAGGAATTGGCCCCAAGACTCAAGAAAAACTTTTACGTAAATTCAAGTCGATCAAACGGATTAAAGAAGCTCCTGAGGAAGAATTAAAAGCGCTCTTGACAGCTCCTGCATACAAGGCCTTACAGGAATTCCTAAAGTCACAATCCAACTAA